Proteins encoded in a region of the Mucilaginibacter sabulilitoris genome:
- a CDS encoding TonB-dependent receptor — protein MKIKQLHSYGYPISHYKKYLLMLKYVFIFTFLFCIRVSAYTYSQNVRVTMDVKKMELKKALSMLEKKSNTRFLYSEEMLPSAKEVTINVKDAPFADVLQELLKDTQLKYQIGENGLVIIAPKSTEIKDIRVKGTVVDEKGVPLAGVTVKQEGTKFGAITNANGEYELTVQSGAQLTFSYIGFNSQTVSVKGTADVETLNITLKVNASGKQLNEIIVVGYGTQSKRAVTGSIASVKYDNFKDRTNSNVTQSLAGELPGVSITQAQGAPGSTPIIKIRGTSSITAGTNPLYVVDGLPLENFNLNYINPQDIESIDVLKDASSTAIYGSRGANGVVIVTTKLGKAGQTNVNASYEYGVQDVTRRIDMMNAQQFIQYYVDAHNNAWVALGGGNQASDPNSVRSSAYKIPEDFTTNPAQFGNGTNWQDVMFRSAPLQNAQVSVSGGTDKTQFLFSVGYLNQDAVLDANYYKRLSLRSNIKHKISDHFTVGTNLSFTGIFDRTDGVAGKSDVVSLGLQSDPIFPVYTETGSLGFRDPNSTWYRFIPYSDLIEWHPYSLTREIEAKNKSFNTLATGFVEYKIIDGLKFRSSINANLYNNSYNSYANAGQGYGYSAVLPAQGVVRSNYSLNWLTENTLTYDKQFGDHSFNALIGYTAQHERDEYSQLVSSNFPNDLVHTLNAGTASSGTSTASEWAMVSYLARVNYNYKNRYFLTGTVRRDGSSRFGTSSKWGYFPSVSAGWLISDEDFMKNAEFVSNLKLRASYGVAGNNQIPNYGPVSLLTTSNYVSGSALASGLTVSNISNPDLKWEKTNQFNLGLDIGLIKNRVNFTAEFYNSITNNLLLNVPVPDITGFSTQLTNIGKVRNRGLEFSLNTKNTVGAFKWSTDFNLSFNRNKVLQLGPGNAPLLFTDYVVQVKTEVGQPVSNFYGYIFDGVYKNQAAIDGSPHVAGTTPGEPIVRDVNKDGKIDANDQTTIGNAQANFASGITNTFSYKGFEFSFMFQGSFGGQITNQLTRYLGIWNGGRNAYAGVANYWKSESDPGDGVHFKPSISPTAMEQSFSSYWVESATWVRLKNIRLSYTLPKSWLQHTPVKGARIYVNAENVHLFSKYKNFDPENTTYPSTVPSSTPSTGVPSGAFYGVDYGSYPVPRVITFGAKLDF, from the coding sequence ATGAAAATAAAACAACTTCATAGTTACGGCTACCCTATTTCCCATTACAAAAAATATTTACTAATGCTTAAATATGTTTTCATTTTTACTTTTTTGTTTTGCATAAGGGTATCGGCATACACTTACTCGCAAAACGTGCGGGTAACCATGGATGTTAAAAAAATGGAACTTAAAAAAGCGCTCTCCATGCTCGAAAAGAAAAGCAACACACGCTTTTTATACAGTGAGGAGATGCTGCCCAGCGCAAAGGAAGTTACCATAAATGTAAAGGATGCCCCGTTTGCCGATGTGCTGCAGGAATTATTGAAAGACACCCAACTCAAATACCAGATAGGAGAAAACGGCCTGGTGATCATCGCGCCTAAAAGCACCGAGATAAAAGATATCAGGGTAAAAGGCACAGTAGTTGACGAAAAGGGAGTGCCTTTAGCGGGCGTAACAGTCAAGCAGGAGGGTACAAAGTTCGGAGCCATTACCAACGCTAACGGCGAGTATGAACTTACTGTTCAAAGCGGTGCACAGCTTACTTTTTCGTACATCGGTTTTAACAGTCAAACGGTTAGTGTAAAAGGCACTGCAGATGTAGAGACCCTTAACATAACTTTAAAAGTTAATGCCTCGGGCAAGCAATTGAATGAAATTATAGTGGTTGGTTACGGTACCCAAAGCAAAAGGGCAGTAACCGGTTCTATTGCCTCTGTAAAGTATGATAATTTTAAAGACCGTACCAACAGCAACGTTACTCAGTCGTTAGCAGGCGAACTGCCAGGTGTAAGCATTACGCAGGCACAGGGCGCGCCGGGCTCAACGCCTATTATCAAAATACGGGGTACAAGTTCCATTACAGCAGGCACCAATCCGCTATATGTGGTAGATGGCTTACCGCTGGAAAACTTCAACTTAAACTACATTAACCCGCAGGATATTGAATCTATAGATGTGTTGAAGGATGCTTCTTCAACAGCTATTTATGGTTCCCGCGGTGCCAACGGCGTTGTAATTGTTACTACCAAACTGGGTAAGGCCGGTCAAACTAATGTAAACGCGTCTTATGAATATGGCGTACAGGATGTAACCCGCCGAATAGATATGATGAACGCACAGCAGTTTATACAGTATTATGTAGATGCGCATAATAACGCCTGGGTTGCTTTAGGCGGTGGTAACCAGGCATCAGACCCAAACAGTGTCCGTTCATCAGCCTATAAAATCCCGGAAGACTTTACTACCAACCCGGCACAATTTGGTAATGGAACCAACTGGCAGGATGTAATGTTCCGCTCTGCACCCTTGCAAAATGCGCAGGTATCAGTATCGGGTGGCACGGATAAAACACAGTTCCTGTTTTCGGTAGGTTATCTTAACCAGGATGCTGTGCTCGATGCCAATTACTACAAACGCCTGTCGTTACGCTCCAACATCAAACACAAAATATCCGATCATTTTACGGTAGGTACCAACCTGTCATTCACCGGCATATTTGACCGTACAGACGGCGTAGCCGGAAAAAGCGATGTGGTTAGCCTTGGCCTGCAAAGCGATCCGATATTCCCGGTTTATACCGAAACCGGCAGCCTTGGGTTCCGGGACCCTAATTCAACCTGGTACCGCTTTATCCCCTACAGCGACCTGATTGAGTGGCACCCCTATTCCCTAACCCGTGAAATTGAAGCGAAAAATAAATCATTCAACACCCTCGCTACCGGTTTTGTGGAATACAAGATCATTGACGGATTAAAGTTCCGCAGCAGCATTAATGCCAACCTGTATAATAACAGTTATAATTCATACGCCAATGCTGGCCAGGGTTACGGCTACTCCGCGGTACTGCCGGCACAGGGTGTGGTAAGATCAAACTACTCACTAAACTGGCTTACTGAAAATACATTAACTTATGACAAACAATTCGGAGATCATAGTTTTAATGCACTGATTGGTTACACCGCCCAGCATGAGCGCGATGAGTATAGCCAGCTGGTATCATCAAACTTCCCTAACGACCTGGTACATACCTTAAATGCAGGTACTGCAAGTTCCGGTACATCCACCGCGTCTGAATGGGCTATGGTTTCGTACCTGGCCAGAGTAAATTATAATTACAAGAACAGGTATTTCTTAACCGGTACCGTACGCCGTGATGGCAGCTCCAGGTTTGGTACAAGTTCTAAATGGGGTTATTTCCCATCGGTATCGGCTGGCTGGCTCATATCCGACGAGGATTTTATGAAGAATGCTGAGTTCGTCAGCAACTTAAAATTAAGGGCGAGTTATGGTGTGGCTGGTAATAACCAGATACCTAATTATGGCCCGGTGAGTTTATTAACCACCTCAAACTACGTTAGCGGCAGTGCGCTGGCCAGCGGACTCACGGTTTCCAATATTTCCAATCCAGATTTAAAATGGGAAAAAACAAACCAGTTTAATCTTGGGCTTGATATCGGCCTGATTAAAAACAGGGTGAATTTTACCGCTGAGTTTTATAACTCCATTACCAACAACCTGCTTTTAAATGTTCCAGTACCCGATATTACCGGATTCTCCACACAACTTACCAACATTGGCAAGGTCAGAAACCGCGGTTTAGAGTTTAGCCTGAACACCAAAAACACAGTCGGGGCATTTAAATGGAGTACCGATTTTAACCTTTCATTTAACCGTAACAAAGTATTGCAACTGGGACCAGGCAACGCGCCGCTGCTGTTTACCGATTATGTAGTTCAGGTTAAAACCGAAGTTGGGCAGCCGGTATCTAATTTCTACGGGTATATTTTTGATGGCGTTTATAAAAACCAGGCTGCAATTGACGGCTCGCCACACGTAGCCGGCACCACACCTGGTGAACCTATTGTGAGGGATGTAAACAAGGATGGTAAAATTGATGCCAACGATCAAACCACTATTGGTAACGCGCAGGCTAATTTTGCCTCAGGCATAACCAACACGTTCAGCTATAAAGGCTTTGAATTTTCATTTATGTTCCAGGGATCATTTGGCGGGCAAATCACCAACCAGCTTACCCGCTACCTGGGTATCTGGAATGGCGGCAGGAATGCTTACGCCGGCGTAGCCAATTACTGGAAGTCTGAAAGCGACCCGGGTGATGGTGTTCACTTTAAACCGTCTATCAGCCCTACCGCTATGGAACAAAGCTTTTCGAGCTATTGGGTAGAGAGCGCAACCTGGGTACGCCTTAAAAACATCAGGCTATCGTATACGCTACCTAAATCATGGCTTCAGCATACGCCTGTTAAAGGAGCCCGTATTTATGTAAATGCCGAGAATGTGCATTTGTTCAGCAAATACAAAAACTTCGACCCGGAGAATACGACCTACCCATCAACAGTTCCATCGTCAACGCCATCAACAGGAGTACCATCAGGTGCATTTTATGGGGTTGATTATGGTTCGTACCCGGTACCACGTGTAATCACTTTTGGAGCCAAGCTTGACTTTTAA
- a CDS encoding RagB/SusD family nutrient uptake outer membrane protein: protein MRNIKRILAITFICVMACSCKKSFLELSPVSNANANNFYKTKADFEVAINSAYATLYVIYAPEEAVSYTEIMSDEGTLYAVAGAQADKWAIRDYTTTASNTLVYQYWQDYYKALFNINNVLDKIQTASLDAAYTNRVKGEMMFLRGLYYYNLVQLFGGVPLVTKVISADESYGILRSPVADVYNQIVADLKFAVDNLPLANAVPAVGRASKGAAETVLGKVYLSLGNKTAATQVLQDVYNSGQYSLLPQYTSLFGANVKNTKESVFEIQYLGGSASNPYSPYWTAFAPVTNGVITKYGGGINQVTDDLYNEYEANDPRRDASVETGYTDAKGNFVKIKFPKKWEDRTAPTSGTQELSNNNFMVLRYADVLLLLSEATGDATYLNQVRARVGLPAFGTAGYPSAQYPTIALAIEHERKVELALEFHRFFDLKRTGRAVAVLTGKGKAVTEQRLVLPIPQYVITQNSKITQNPGY, encoded by the coding sequence ATGAGAAATATAAAAAGAATTTTAGCCATTACCTTTATTTGTGTAATGGCCTGCAGCTGCAAGAAATCGTTCCTGGAGTTGTCGCCGGTTTCCAATGCCAATGCCAATAACTTTTATAAAACCAAAGCCGATTTTGAGGTAGCCATCAACTCAGCTTATGCCACCCTGTATGTTATTTATGCTCCAGAGGAGGCTGTGTCATATACTGAGATCATGTCTGACGAGGGAACACTGTATGCAGTGGCAGGCGCACAGGCCGATAAATGGGCGATCAGGGATTATACCACTACAGCGAGCAACACATTGGTGTACCAATATTGGCAGGATTATTATAAAGCACTGTTTAACATCAACAATGTTTTAGATAAGATACAAACTGCAAGCCTTGATGCCGCTTATACAAACCGGGTGAAAGGCGAAATGATGTTTTTGCGCGGCCTGTACTATTATAACCTAGTACAATTGTTTGGCGGCGTACCACTGGTTACCAAAGTGATCAGCGCAGATGAAAGTTATGGCATATTACGCTCGCCGGTTGCCGATGTATATAACCAGATCGTCGCCGACCTGAAATTCGCAGTAGATAATTTGCCGTTGGCAAACGCTGTACCCGCAGTAGGTCGCGCGTCAAAAGGCGCCGCCGAAACGGTGTTGGGGAAAGTGTACTTGTCTTTAGGTAACAAAACTGCTGCCACGCAGGTACTGCAGGATGTTTACAACAGCGGTCAGTATAGCTTATTGCCACAGTATACTTCACTATTTGGGGCTAATGTTAAAAACACCAAAGAGTCGGTTTTTGAAATTCAATATCTGGGTGGTTCAGCGAGCAATCCTTACAGCCCATATTGGACAGCTTTTGCACCAGTTACCAACGGTGTAATTACCAAATACGGCGGCGGCATTAATCAGGTAACCGACGATTTGTACAATGAATACGAAGCCAATGACCCGCGCAGGGACGCCTCTGTCGAAACAGGATATACCGATGCCAAAGGAAATTTTGTAAAAATTAAATTCCCCAAAAAATGGGAAGACCGCACAGCGCCCACAAGTGGAACCCAGGAGCTGAGCAACAACAATTTTATGGTGCTGCGTTATGCCGACGTACTGCTGCTTTTATCAGAAGCCACCGGCGACGCTACTTATTTAAACCAGGTGCGTGCACGGGTTGGTTTGCCCGCTTTCGGAACTGCTGGCTATCCTTCGGCTCAATACCCAACAATTGCGCTGGCTATAGAACATGAAAGAAAAGTGGAGCTGGCATTAGAGTTTCACCGCTTCTTCGATTTAAAAAGGACCGGAAGAGCAGTAGCCGTTTTAACCGGAAAGGGCAAAGCGGTAACAGAACAACGGTTGGTATTGCCGATACCGCAATACGTTATTACGCAAAACAGTAAGATAACCCAAAATCCGGGTTACTGA
- a CDS encoding 3-keto-disaccharide hydrolase, whose protein sequence is MKVNKLLLPAMLLLVLSSAFTLIERADKGFKPMFDGKTLNGWEGDPKYWRVEDGEIVGEVTPAILLKANTFLIWKGGHPADFELKVNYRISDNGNSGVNYRSVRIDSLPYALKGYQQDIDGKDKYKLGYPRYSGQNYEERGRQFLALRGQNVVIENGKPPQVIDSLGSKTELLKSINYDGWNQLHIIAKGNKLQHYLNGKLMSEVTDNDTANRKLDGLIGVQVHVGPPMKVEYKDFMIKILK, encoded by the coding sequence ATGAAGGTCAATAAATTGTTACTGCCGGCAATGCTGTTGCTTGTTTTATCATCTGCATTTACGTTAATTGAACGGGCCGATAAAGGTTTTAAACCCATGTTTGATGGTAAAACACTGAATGGTTGGGAGGGCGACCCAAAATACTGGCGGGTAGAAGATGGTGAAATTGTAGGCGAAGTTACTCCCGCAATACTCTTAAAAGCCAATACTTTTCTGATCTGGAAGGGCGGCCACCCGGCCGATTTTGAATTGAAGGTAAACTACCGTATATCGGACAATGGCAATAGCGGCGTAAATTACCGGAGCGTGCGGATTGACAGCCTGCCTTATGCCCTGAAAGGGTATCAGCAGGATATTGACGGGAAAGATAAATACAAACTGGGCTATCCCCGTTACTCCGGACAAAATTATGAGGAACGCGGTCGGCAATTCCTTGCCCTACGCGGACAAAACGTTGTTATTGAAAACGGTAAACCGCCACAGGTAATAGATTCATTAGGGTCAAAGACCGAACTGTTGAAAAGTATAAACTATGATGGCTGGAACCAATTGCACATTATTGCCAAAGGAAACAAGCTGCAACATTACCTTAATGGCAAACTCATGAGCGAGGTGACGGATAACGATACCGCTAACCGCAAGCTGGATGGGCTTATCGGCGTACAGGTACACGTTGGGCCGCCAATGAAGGTTGAGTATAAAGACTTTATGATAAAGATTTTAAAATAG